One Chloroflexota bacterium genomic region harbors:
- a CDS encoding adenylate/guanylate cyclase domain-containing protein — MNCATCGTSNEPGRKFCGECGARLSAACPACGMANQPNTKFCGECGTALLGEATAAAPASTSPPTPAPASASAAGAERRLVSVLFADLVGSTTLAEDRDPEESRDLLSRYFDIASELIGRYGGSIEKFIGDAVMAVWGVPTAHEDDAERAVRAALDLVAAVGGMTDAGSPLQLRAAVLTGEAAATIGASGQGMVAGDLVNTASRLQGAAPPGTVLVGESTYRATSGAISYEEAGEQVLKGKTAPIAAWRAVRVMGMRGGAGRRTALEPPFVGRDDELRLIKDLFHATIRERKPRLVTVVGQAGIGKSRLGWEFEKYIDGVTLTAYWHAGRSPSYGEGISFWALAEMIRERAGIAETDDPDSTRRKLAACAEEWLTDAEERRWVEPRLAGLLGLEEMPTGQREELFAAWRTFFERMADRDPVVLVFKDLHWADAALLEFIEHVLTWSRSHPIYVLAMTRPDLFERHPAWGGSAVRNATTLALEPLGDGPMRELLHGLVPGLPDDAVATILQRAEGIPLYAVETVRMLIDQGRVVAEGDGYVLSGPIEKLAVPETLQALVAARIDANDPEDRALLADAAILGQSFTLAALAGVTGKDEAALPDVLERLVRRELLIRDDDPRSPERGQYRFVQAIVREISYETLSKKDRRAKHLAAARYFEALGDEEVAGILASHYLEALRATPAGPEADALAAQARIALRAAADRATALHSHAVALRHLQDALTITSDPAEQAALYRDAAISADSSGDTNSVDYARTSAELASKSGDRPAATRAATLAAKFNTNYGHGVESIAILEPLTAGLSEDEPGAAAAFAELARVYMLTDRNLEAVEMADKALRAAATARETEVIVEALVTRGPAIADAQRIDEAEAMLRGAIILADRNGHYWSALRARNNLQSTIVEDVTASDMLALVDEGLELARRFGYLGWLTQFLTHRLPTLIALGDWEAAEIASAEQSEHAKVYRAGFAASYRAQLLALRGDPSSSRAALEEAVEQLQSIDTLPQRAGLEVEITRALHLLGDPAEALRRIQAYPGGGGQDVFMASIGALAAAQLGDRASVERITQSFAEHRASALALAVRLQLRAATAATAERWDEAQATYPQALSAFRDLEFHLDASMLSLEYASYLGDRFEEARTAGAEAEAWFAERGAQGVVERYRAAFKGTPAPPATRMGVGPKAIPVDAEQPA, encoded by the coding sequence TCGGCCGCCGGGGCGGAACGACGCCTGGTGTCGGTCCTGTTCGCCGACCTGGTGGGCTCGACCACCCTGGCCGAGGACCGCGATCCGGAGGAATCCCGCGACCTGCTGTCGCGCTACTTCGACATCGCCTCGGAGCTGATCGGCCGCTACGGAGGCAGCATCGAGAAGTTCATCGGGGACGCGGTGATGGCGGTCTGGGGCGTACCCACCGCGCACGAGGACGATGCCGAGCGGGCGGTGCGCGCCGCGCTGGATCTCGTTGCAGCCGTTGGTGGCATGACGGACGCCGGTAGCCCACTCCAACTCCGGGCTGCGGTGCTCACCGGGGAGGCGGCGGCAACCATCGGCGCCAGCGGCCAGGGCATGGTCGCGGGCGACCTGGTGAACACCGCCTCGCGCCTCCAGGGCGCTGCGCCCCCTGGGACGGTCCTGGTCGGCGAGTCCACCTACCGCGCCACGTCGGGGGCGATCAGCTACGAGGAGGCCGGTGAGCAGGTGCTCAAGGGCAAGACCGCCCCGATCGCCGCCTGGCGGGCCGTCCGCGTCATGGGCATGCGGGGTGGCGCCGGGCGCCGCACGGCCCTGGAGCCGCCGTTCGTCGGCCGCGACGACGAGCTGCGCCTGATCAAGGACCTGTTCCACGCCACCATCCGCGAGCGGAAGCCGCGTCTGGTGACCGTGGTCGGCCAGGCCGGGATCGGGAAGAGCCGACTGGGGTGGGAGTTCGAGAAGTACATCGACGGCGTGACCCTGACCGCCTACTGGCACGCAGGACGTTCCCCGTCGTACGGCGAGGGGATCAGCTTCTGGGCGCTGGCCGAGATGATCCGCGAGCGAGCCGGTATCGCCGAGACCGATGACCCCGACTCCACCCGCCGCAAGCTGGCCGCCTGCGCCGAGGAATGGCTGACCGATGCGGAGGAGCGGCGTTGGGTCGAGCCCCGCCTGGCGGGCCTGCTGGGCCTGGAGGAGATGCCCACCGGGCAACGCGAGGAGCTGTTCGCGGCCTGGCGCACGTTCTTCGAGCGGATGGCCGACCGAGACCCGGTGGTCCTGGTCTTCAAGGACCTGCACTGGGCCGACGCCGCCCTCCTGGAGTTCATCGAACACGTCCTGACCTGGTCGCGCAGCCATCCTATCTATGTGCTGGCCATGACCCGGCCCGACCTGTTCGAGCGCCATCCGGCGTGGGGCGGCAGCGCCGTCCGCAACGCGACAACCCTGGCCCTCGAGCCTCTCGGCGATGGACCGATGCGCGAGCTCCTGCATGGCCTGGTGCCCGGTCTGCCCGACGACGCGGTCGCGACCATCCTGCAGCGCGCGGAGGGGATTCCGCTCTACGCGGTTGAGACCGTTCGGATGCTCATCGACCAGGGGCGGGTGGTCGCGGAAGGGGACGGGTACGTGCTTTCCGGCCCGATCGAGAAGCTGGCGGTGCCGGAGACGCTCCAGGCGCTGGTGGCGGCCCGCATCGATGCCAACGACCCGGAGGATCGCGCCCTGCTGGCCGATGCGGCAATCCTGGGCCAGAGCTTCACCCTGGCCGCGCTGGCCGGTGTGACGGGAAAGGACGAGGCCGCCCTGCCCGACGTCTTGGAGCGCCTGGTTCGGCGCGAGCTCCTGATCCGCGACGACGACCCGCGCTCGCCGGAACGCGGCCAGTACCGGTTTGTGCAGGCCATCGTGCGAGAGATCTCCTACGAAACCCTGTCGAAGAAGGACCGCCGCGCCAAGCACCTGGCCGCGGCCCGGTACTTCGAGGCGCTGGGCGATGAGGAGGTGGCCGGGATTCTGGCCAGCCACTACCTCGAGGCGCTGAGGGCCACGCCGGCGGGACCCGAGGCCGACGCATTGGCGGCGCAGGCTCGCATCGCGCTGCGCGCGGCCGCCGACCGCGCCACGGCGCTCCACTCCCACGCCGTTGCGCTCCGCCACCTCCAGGATGCCCTGACCATCACGTCCGATCCGGCCGAGCAGGCCGCGCTCTACCGGGACGCCGCGATCTCCGCGGACAGTTCCGGAGACACGAACTCCGTGGACTACGCGCGCACGTCGGCAGAGCTGGCGTCGAAGTCGGGGGACCGGCCCGCCGCGACCCGGGCCGCGACCCTGGCCGCCAAGTTCAACACCAACTATGGGCACGGCGTCGAATCCATCGCCATCCTCGAGCCGCTGACGGCCGGGCTGTCCGAGGACGAGCCGGGAGCGGCTGCCGCGTTCGCCGAGCTGGCCCGGGTCTACATGTTGACCGACCGCAACCTGGAGGCTGTCGAGATGGCCGACAAGGCGCTTCGCGCGGCGGCTACCGCGCGCGAGACGGAGGTCATCGTAGAGGCGCTCGTCACCCGTGGCCCGGCTATCGCCGACGCCCAGCGCATCGACGAAGCCGAAGCCATGCTCCGCGGGGCCATCATCCTCGCCGACCGCAACGGCCACTACTGGTCGGCCCTGCGAGCGCGAAACAACCTGCAATCGACCATTGTCGAGGACGTCACGGCATCGGACATGCTCGCTCTCGTGGATGAGGGGCTCGAGCTTGCGCGGAGGTTCGGGTATCTCGGGTGGCTGACCCAATTCCTTACCCATCGGCTCCCGACGCTTATCGCGCTGGGCGACTGGGAGGCAGCGGAGATCGCCTCGGCCGAGCAGTCCGAGCACGCGAAGGTCTACCGGGCGGGATTCGCCGCCAGCTATCGCGCTCAACTGCTGGCCCTGCGCGGTGACCCCTCGTCCAGTCGAGCAGCCCTCGAAGAGGCGGTTGAGCAACTCCAATCGATCGACACCCTGCCCCAGCGGGCCGGCCTCGAGGTTGAGATCACTCGCGCGTTGCACTTGCTGGGCGACCCGGCCGAGGCGCTGCGTCGGATCCAGGCATATCCCGGTGGTGGCGGACAGGACGTCTTCATGGCATCGATCGGCGCGTTGGCCGCGGCACAGCTGGGTGACCGGGCCTCCGTGGAGCGAATCACCCAGAGCTTCGCGGAGCACCGGGCATCTGCGCTCGCCCTCGCCGTTCGCCTCCAACTCCGAGCGGCCACGGCCGCCACCGCCGAACGGTGGGACGAGGCCCAGGCCACATACCCGCAGGCGCTTTCCGCCTTCCGCGACCTGGAGTTCCATCTAGACGCCTCGATGCTCAGCCTGGAGTACGCCTCGTATCTCGGGGACCGATTCGAGGAGGCGCGAACCGCTGGCGCCGAGGCCGAGGCCTGGTTCGCGGAGCGCGGCGCTCAAGGCGTCGTTGAGCGCTACCGTGCCGCCTTCAAGGGCACGCCGGCCCCACCGGCGACGCGAATGGGGGTGGGTCCCAAGGCCATCCCCGTCGACGCGGAGCAGCCCGCGTGA